In Aristaeella hokkaidonensis, the following are encoded in one genomic region:
- a CDS encoding TldD/PmbA family protein gives MDRMKELAREILAEAKAKGAEYAQCSVSEGEKKEFNVDGGRFSLMRSLFNRNVTITLLKDQKKGTVAINKFDIETVKNAVSDAIAAAESGQPDEAWEYAKEPVEKEYTDGAPECDTDKLFMRTKELLESIKEKHPTILMEQMITEHNSGTEVFMNTNGVNYVTNYGAYTFSLMYSAHEGEKSTSFYGSDITLKTLDKPVLECGKIDWEISMVEKQLDPISLEGKFNGPVILAPMALYEIVLGTIMGNFVGDACMIDGTSIWKDKLGEQVADPRFNMSSEPYNDDVVVPNRHTAEGYETENFDLIKDGKLNSFCLSQYAANKTGNKRAGNGGRNMHVAAGEKTLEEIISGIDKGLLVMRFSGGQPAASGEFSGVAKNSFLIENGKITAAISETMISGNVPDMLVNIRDISKDIANDGNNSLPFIAFDGITISGK, from the coding sequence ATGGATAGAATGAAAGAACTGGCCAGAGAGATCCTGGCAGAAGCAAAAGCGAAGGGCGCAGAATATGCCCAGTGCAGCGTCAGCGAGGGCGAGAAAAAGGAATTCAATGTGGACGGCGGCAGATTCTCCCTGATGAGATCACTGTTTAACCGCAACGTCACCATTACGCTGCTGAAGGATCAAAAGAAGGGCACAGTAGCGATCAACAAGTTTGATATTGAAACGGTGAAGAATGCCGTTTCTGACGCGATAGCGGCTGCGGAAAGCGGTCAGCCGGACGAAGCATGGGAATACGCCAAAGAGCCCGTTGAAAAGGAATATACGGACGGCGCCCCGGAATGCGATACCGACAAGCTGTTCATGCGGACAAAGGAACTGCTGGAGAGCATCAAGGAGAAGCACCCGACGATCCTGATGGAGCAGATGATCACCGAACATAACAGCGGCACAGAAGTGTTTATGAACACAAACGGCGTGAACTATGTGACGAATTACGGCGCATACACTTTCAGCCTGATGTATTCCGCACATGAAGGAGAGAAGAGCACATCCTTCTATGGCAGCGATATCACGCTGAAGACGCTGGATAAGCCGGTGCTGGAATGCGGCAAGATCGACTGGGAAATCAGCATGGTTGAAAAGCAGCTGGATCCGATCTCCCTGGAAGGAAAATTCAACGGACCGGTGATCCTGGCTCCCATGGCACTATATGAGATCGTACTGGGTACGATTATGGGCAACTTTGTCGGCGACGCCTGCATGATCGATGGCACCAGCATATGGAAAGACAAGCTGGGCGAACAGGTGGCAGATCCGCGGTTCAACATGAGCTCTGAACCCTACAACGACGACGTTGTGGTTCCGAACCGGCACACCGCGGAAGGATACGAGACAGAGAACTTTGACCTGATTAAGGACGGAAAGCTGAACAGCTTCTGCCTGAGCCAATACGCCGCAAACAAGACCGGAAACAAACGTGCCGGAAACGGCGGAAGAAACATGCACGTTGCGGCCGGCGAAAAAACGCTGGAAGAGATCATCAGCGGAATCGACAAAGGACTGCTGGTCATGAGATTCTCGGGCGGACAACCGGCGGCAAGCGGTGAGTTCTCGGGAGTGGCAAAAAATAGCTTCCTGATCGAGAATGGGAAAATAACGGCAGCGATAAGCGAGACGATGATCAGCGGGAATGTACCCGACATGCTGGTAAACATTCGCGATATCAGTAAAGATATCGCGAATGATGGGAACAACTCGCTGCCGTTCATTGCCTTCGATGGAATCACCATCTCAGGCAAGTGA
- a CDS encoding TldD/PmbA family protein, whose protein sequence is MLQDILTDKKALFADGAHTELRGQNNRTRRAVLLNGALMGNVRSDVSGVSARVYEGGVYGFSSMAEYTGEAAEMVLKAATENAAFMNKHAGIGKPALPKMALKQMPTQEDIKDAEQKLYVDFAREADAYITKKYPNLVSRTIVAMEDSMEKLIVTSDGASGHILAPRSYMYVVLTAQTDAGTPVELFQAFGGSGVFGDNFADPTKLHVEIDDLYEKLMQKREGVYADAGEKTVILDGMMSGMLSHEAVGHTVEADLVLGGSVAGPCLNKRVASDLVTLTDFAHTAFGEKCPLPVYIDDEGTEATDSPLIVNGILTGYMNSRESAQHFGMTPQGNARAWLFQDEPLIRMRNTSIHPGKDKLEDMIASVDDGYYLIQSNNGQADTTGEFMFGVTMGYEIKNGKLGKALLDTTISGVAFEMLKTVDMVSDKVVWVSSGMCGKKQPMPVGMGGPALRCKVKIGGR, encoded by the coding sequence ATGCTGCAGGATATACTGACAGATAAAAAAGCCCTGTTTGCTGACGGCGCTCATACCGAACTGCGCGGACAGAACAACAGAACCCGCAGAGCCGTTCTGCTGAACGGCGCCCTGATGGGAAACGTACGCTCCGACGTATCCGGTGTTTCCGCCCGGGTATATGAGGGCGGCGTATACGGTTTCTCCTCCATGGCCGAATATACCGGCGAGGCGGCAGAAATGGTACTGAAGGCCGCGACAGAGAACGCTGCCTTCATGAACAAGCACGCAGGAATTGGAAAGCCTGCCCTGCCGAAAATGGCACTGAAGCAGATGCCCACACAGGAAGATATCAAGGACGCGGAGCAGAAGCTTTATGTGGATTTTGCCCGTGAGGCAGACGCATACATCACCAAGAAGTATCCGAACCTGGTCAGCCGCACAATCGTTGCCATGGAAGACTCCATGGAGAAGCTGATTGTGACCTCTGACGGGGCAAGCGGACACATCCTGGCTCCCAGATCCTATATGTACGTCGTACTGACGGCGCAGACGGACGCAGGCACGCCGGTGGAACTGTTCCAGGCGTTCGGCGGAAGCGGCGTATTCGGCGACAACTTTGCCGATCCAACCAAGCTGCATGTGGAGATTGACGACCTATATGAAAAGCTGATGCAGAAGCGGGAAGGCGTATACGCGGACGCTGGCGAAAAGACCGTAATCCTGGACGGTATGATGAGCGGCATGCTGAGCCATGAAGCTGTGGGCCATACCGTGGAAGCGGACCTGGTGCTGGGCGGCAGCGTAGCAGGCCCGTGCCTGAACAAGCGGGTGGCCAGCGACCTGGTGACCCTGACAGACTTTGCACATACCGCCTTCGGCGAGAAGTGCCCGCTGCCGGTGTACATCGACGATGAAGGCACCGAAGCGACCGATTCTCCGCTGATTGTGAATGGTATACTGACCGGATACATGAACAGCCGGGAAAGCGCACAGCACTTCGGCATGACGCCCCAGGGCAACGCCCGTGCATGGCTGTTCCAGGATGAACCGCTGATCCGGATGCGCAATACCTCCATCCACCCCGGCAAAGACAAGCTGGAGGACATGATTGCATCCGTGGACGACGGATACTACCTGATCCAGTCCAACAACGGACAGGCAGACACGACCGGCGAATTCATGTTCGGCGTGACAATGGGATACGAAATCAAGAACGGCAAGCTCGGCAAGGCCCTGCTGGATACCACGATTTCCGGCGTGGCTTTCGAGATGCTGAAGACAGTTGACATGGTCAGCGATAAGGTTGTGTGGGTGAGTTCCGGTATGTGCGGAAAGAAACAGCCGATGCCGGTAGGCATGGGCGGCCCCGCGCTGCGCTGCAAGGTTAAGATCGGAGGCCGATAA
- the metA gene encoding homoserine O-acetyltransferase MetA, whose translation MPIKISNELPAYKTLTDENIFVMTENRATTQDIRPLRIAIVNLMPTKIDTETQLLRLLGNTSLQVETELVKMKSHVSKNTSAEHLTAFYKEFDDIRNQNFDGMIITGAPVEQMPFEEVEYWDELCEIMEWSKKHVHSTFHICWGAQAALYYHFGIPKIPLEKKLFGVFQHKAERKNYILLRGFDDVFMAPHSRHTTVRREDLEKCGKLKILASSDEAGVYAMITENGRQVFIMGHSEYDPRTLEKEYLRDKNAGLPIEVPKNYYPNDDDTQEPLVTWRSHANLLYANWLNYMVYQTTPYDLNEINE comes from the coding sequence ATGCCGATTAAGATTTCCAATGAACTGCCGGCGTACAAAACGCTGACGGATGAGAATATCTTCGTGATGACGGAAAACCGGGCAACGACCCAGGATATCCGTCCGCTGCGAATCGCCATCGTGAATCTGATGCCCACGAAGATCGATACCGAAACGCAGCTGCTGCGCCTGCTGGGAAACACCTCACTGCAGGTGGAAACCGAGCTGGTGAAGATGAAGAGCCATGTGTCAAAGAATACGTCGGCAGAGCACCTGACTGCCTTTTATAAGGAATTTGACGATATCCGCAACCAGAACTTTGACGGTATGATTATCACCGGCGCACCGGTGGAACAGATGCCCTTTGAAGAAGTGGAATACTGGGACGAACTGTGCGAGATTATGGAGTGGAGCAAGAAGCATGTACACAGCACCTTCCATATCTGCTGGGGCGCGCAGGCAGCGCTGTACTACCACTTCGGCATTCCGAAAATTCCGCTGGAGAAGAAGCTGTTCGGCGTATTCCAGCACAAAGCAGAGCGGAAGAACTACATTCTCCTGCGCGGCTTTGATGACGTGTTTATGGCTCCTCACAGCCGGCACACCACAGTACGCCGCGAAGACCTGGAAAAGTGCGGAAAGCTCAAAATCCTGGCTTCCTCCGACGAAGCAGGCGTTTACGCAATGATTACGGAGAACGGCCGGCAGGTGTTCATTATGGGACACAGCGAGTATGATCCGCGGACACTGGAAAAAGAGTACCTGCGGGACAAGAACGCGGGACTGCCGATTGAGGTTCCGAAGAACTATTATCCGAATGACGATGATACCCAGGAACCGCTGGTCACCTGGCGCAGCCACGCAAACCTGCTGTATGCCAACTGGCTGAACTACATGGTCTACCAGACCACACCGTATGATCTGAACGAGATCAATGAATGA
- the groL gene encoding chaperonin GroEL (60 kDa chaperone family; promotes refolding of misfolded polypeptides especially under stressful conditions; forms two stacked rings of heptamers to form a barrel-shaped 14mer; ends can be capped by GroES; misfolded proteins enter the barrel where they are refolded when GroES binds) — protein sequence MAKKIQFGEEARRSLEKGVNALADTVKITLGPKGRNVVLDKKYGAPLITNDGVTIAKEIELEDPFENMGAQLVKEVSTKTNDVAGDGTTTATLLAQAIIREGLRNLAAGANPMILRKGIQNATEAAVEGLKELSQPINGKQAIAQVAANSAADENIGKLISDAMETVGADGVITVEESKTMTTGMTTVEGMQFDRGYSSAYMVTDTEKMEAVLDDPLILITDKKISAIQEVLPVLEQVVQTGKKLLIIAEDVEGEALSTLVVNKLRGTFTCVSVKAPGFGDRRKEMLQDIAILTGGTVISSETGMELKEATVDMLGKARQVKVNKETTTIVDGAGDKEAIKNRVAQIRAQIAETTSDYDREKLQERLAKLAGGVAVIQVGAATEVEMKERKMRIEDALSATRAAAEEGIVPGGGIALLNVIPKVAALLDNCAGDEKTGVSIVLRALEEPIRQITLNAGIDGSVIVDHIKSARKPGYGYDALKGEYVDMVERGIIDPTKVTRSALQNAASIAAMILTTESLVADIPEPEPAAPAGAGMGGMY from the coding sequence ATGGCTAAGAAGATTCAGTTTGGCGAAGAAGCGCGCCGGAGCCTGGAAAAGGGCGTTAACGCGCTGGCCGATACCGTGAAGATCACCCTGGGACCGAAGGGCCGCAACGTTGTGCTGGATAAGAAGTACGGCGCTCCCCTGATCACCAACGACGGTGTGACCATCGCGAAGGAAATCGAACTGGAAGATCCCTTTGAAAACATGGGTGCCCAGCTGGTGAAGGAAGTTTCCACCAAGACCAATGACGTTGCCGGCGACGGCACCACCACCGCCACCCTGCTGGCCCAGGCTATCATCCGTGAAGGCCTGCGCAACCTGGCAGCCGGCGCTAACCCCATGATCCTGCGCAAGGGCATCCAGAACGCGACTGAAGCGGCTGTGGAAGGCCTGAAGGAACTGAGCCAGCCCATCAACGGCAAGCAGGCTATTGCCCAGGTTGCCGCCAACTCCGCTGCTGACGAGAACATCGGTAAGCTTATCTCCGACGCAATGGAAACTGTGGGCGCCGACGGCGTTATCACCGTTGAAGAAAGCAAGACCATGACCACCGGCATGACCACCGTGGAAGGCATGCAGTTCGACCGCGGTTACTCTTCCGCCTACATGGTCACCGATACCGAAAAGATGGAAGCTGTTCTGGATGATCCGCTGATCCTGATCACCGACAAGAAGATCAGCGCCATTCAGGAAGTCCTGCCCGTGCTGGAGCAGGTTGTGCAGACCGGCAAGAAGCTGCTGATCATTGCTGAGGACGTTGAGGGCGAAGCCCTGAGCACCCTGGTTGTGAACAAGCTGCGCGGCACCTTCACCTGCGTGTCCGTCAAGGCTCCCGGCTTCGGCGATCGCCGCAAGGAAATGCTGCAGGATATCGCTATCCTGACCGGCGGTACCGTGATCTCCTCTGAGACCGGTATGGAACTGAAGGAAGCTACCGTTGACATGCTGGGCAAGGCCCGCCAGGTCAAGGTTAACAAGGAAACCACCACGATCGTGGACGGCGCCGGCGACAAGGAAGCCATCAAGAACCGTGTTGCCCAGATCCGTGCACAGATCGCTGAAACCACCAGCGACTACGACCGTGAAAAGCTGCAGGAGCGCCTGGCCAAGCTGGCCGGCGGTGTGGCAGTGATCCAGGTCGGTGCCGCGACGGAAGTCGAAATGAAGGAACGCAAGATGCGGATCGAAGACGCCCTGAGCGCCACTCGTGCTGCAGCTGAAGAAGGTATCGTGCCCGGCGGCGGAATCGCCCTGCTGAACGTGATCCCGAAGGTTGCCGCCCTGCTGGACAACTGCGCCGGCGACGAGAAGACCGGTGTGTCCATCGTGCTGCGCGCCCTGGAAGAGCCGATCCGTCAGATCACCCTGAACGCCGGTATCGACGGCAGCGTGATCGTTGACCACATCAAGTCCGCCCGGAAGCCCGGCTACGGCTACGACGCCCTGAAGGGTGAATATGTGGACATGGTTGAACGCGGCATCATCGATCCTACCAAGGTTACCCGCAGCGCGCTGCAGAACGCGGCGTCCATCGCGGCGATGATCCTGACCACCGAAAGCCTGGTGGCAGATATTCCTGAACCCGAACCCGCTGCACCCGCTGGAGCAGGAATGGGAGGCATGTATTAA
- a CDS encoding co-chaperone GroES — MTVKPLGDRVVIKNCEAEETTKSGLILTSAAKEKPQMAIVIAVGPGGNVDGKEITMNVKAGEKVIYSKYAGTEVKVDGEELIIVRQSDILAVVE, encoded by the coding sequence ATGACTGTGAAGCCGTTGGGTGACCGCGTTGTCATCAAGAATTGCGAAGCAGAAGAAACCACCAAATCCGGCCTGATCCTGACCAGTGCCGCTAAGGAAAAGCCGCAGATGGCTATTGTTATTGCCGTAGGTCCCGGAGGAAATGTGGACGGCAAGGAAATCACCATGAACGTGAAGGCTGGCGAGAAGGTTATCTATTCCAAGTACGCCGGCACCGAAGTTAAGGTGGACGGGGAAGAACTGATTATCGTACGGCAGAGCGATATTCTGGCTGTTGTCGAATAA
- the mutY gene encoding A/G-specific adenine glycosylase — MEKLTAALLDWYDRCARDLPWRGFHDAYRTWVSEAMLQQTRVETVLSYYDRFLARFPSLAALADAPEEDVLKAWEGLGYYSRARNLWKGARQVMEEYDGVLPRDPEKMKKIQGIGPYTAGAIASIAYDVPIPAVDGNVIRVMSRIYGIRTDALEPETRRRIESLAAALVPQERPGDHNQAVMDLGATVCVPGTPDCARCPLSSFCDAFKAGDAADLPVLPKAKPQKVIPYSLLIIHSGDRVLMRQRTERLLQGLWCFPMLEGDSSAEELLPVACKKLHLSFSPLRDAGTARHVFTHQIWLMHIYETDAEASASAPAGYEFVPVSRLKDLTLPAAMNAAAAILTR; from the coding sequence ATGGAAAAGCTGACTGCTGCCCTTCTGGACTGGTATGACCGCTGTGCCCGGGATCTGCCCTGGCGCGGCTTTCATGATGCCTATCGTACCTGGGTCAGCGAAGCTATGCTGCAGCAGACCCGTGTGGAAACCGTTCTTTCCTATTATGATCGTTTTCTTGCCCGTTTCCCTTCCCTTGCCGCCCTGGCTGATGCGCCGGAGGAAGATGTCCTGAAGGCCTGGGAAGGGCTGGGTTATTATTCCCGTGCCCGTAATCTCTGGAAGGGTGCCCGCCAGGTCATGGAGGAATATGACGGCGTTCTGCCCCGTGATCCGGAGAAGATGAAAAAGATCCAGGGTATCGGCCCCTATACAGCCGGAGCGATCGCTTCCATTGCTTATGACGTCCCGATCCCCGCTGTGGACGGTAATGTCATCCGTGTCATGTCCCGGATTTACGGAATCCGTACAGACGCACTGGAACCGGAAACCCGCCGCCGGATCGAGTCCCTTGCAGCGGCTCTCGTTCCGCAGGAGCGTCCCGGAGATCATAACCAGGCTGTTATGGATCTGGGTGCAACTGTCTGTGTACCAGGCACACCGGACTGTGCCCGCTGCCCGCTTTCTTCCTTCTGTGATGCTTTCAAGGCCGGAGACGCGGCTGATCTTCCTGTCCTGCCCAAAGCAAAGCCCCAGAAGGTAATTCCCTATTCTCTGCTGATCATCCATTCGGGTGATCGGGTGCTCATGCGCCAGCGTACGGAGCGTCTTCTTCAGGGTCTTTGGTGTTTCCCGATGCTGGAGGGTGATTCTTCTGCGGAAGAACTTCTGCCTGTTGCTTGCAAGAAGCTTCACCTGTCCTTCAGTCCCCTCCGGGATGCTGGTACCGCCCGCCATGTCTTCACCCACCAGATCTGGCTTATGCACATATATGAAACAGACGCGGAAGCGTCTGCTTCCGCGCCTGCGGGTTATGAGTTTGTTCCGGTTTCCCGGCTGAAGGATCTTACCCTTCCGGCAGCCATGAATGCCGCCGCGGCTATCCTTACGCGTTGA
- a CDS encoding aminopeptidase has translation MERPNAWKNYTKTDLKKLETIAKEYKAFIDAGKTERECAVLAIDALEKAGYVNMESLIGGKKKLKAGDKVYVNRMGKAVLTFHIGKKPLVEGMNIVGAHIDSPRLDLKQNPLYEDNDFVLADTHYYGGIKKYQWTTRELALHGVVAKKDGTTVQICIGEKDDDPVVGITDLLIHLSHDQMEKKLREAITGESLDIMLGGKPLKDEEKEPVKAQILQILKEMYGIEEEDFYSAEIEAVPAGKARDFGLDRSMIMGYGHDDRVCAFAELKAVLDLPAVPEYTCCGMLVDKEEIGSVGATGMRANYLENSVAELLELMGGYSELNVRRALQNSRMLSCDVSAGFDPLYASAFEKKNSAMLGRGVCFNKYTGSGGKGGSNDANAEFIAKLRKIMDDNKVCWQTAELGKVDQGGGGTIAYICALYGMEVIDSGVAVLNMHSPMEVISKADLYESVKAYKAFMINA, from the coding sequence GGCCATCGACGCACTGGAAAAGGCCGGATACGTGAACATGGAAAGCCTGATCGGCGGCAAGAAAAAGCTGAAGGCCGGAGACAAGGTATACGTGAACCGGATGGGGAAAGCCGTACTGACATTCCACATCGGTAAGAAGCCGCTGGTGGAAGGCATGAACATTGTGGGCGCACATATCGACAGCCCGCGGCTGGACCTGAAGCAGAATCCCCTGTACGAAGACAACGACTTCGTGCTGGCAGACACCCACTACTACGGCGGAATCAAAAAGTACCAGTGGACCACACGGGAACTGGCACTGCATGGCGTGGTAGCAAAGAAGGACGGAACTACCGTACAGATCTGCATCGGTGAGAAGGATGACGATCCGGTGGTTGGCATCACCGACCTGCTGATTCACCTGAGCCACGACCAGATGGAGAAGAAACTGAGGGAAGCCATCACCGGCGAAAGCCTGGACATCATGCTGGGCGGAAAGCCGCTGAAGGACGAAGAAAAAGAGCCTGTGAAGGCTCAGATTCTCCAGATCCTGAAAGAAATGTACGGGATCGAGGAAGAGGATTTCTACTCCGCTGAAATCGAAGCTGTTCCCGCAGGCAAGGCAAGAGACTTCGGTCTGGACCGGAGCATGATCATGGGCTACGGCCACGACGACCGTGTCTGCGCATTCGCAGAACTGAAGGCTGTGCTGGATCTGCCGGCTGTGCCGGAATATACCTGCTGCGGCATGCTGGTGGACAAGGAAGAAATCGGCAGCGTCGGCGCGACAGGCATGCGGGCCAACTACCTGGAGAACTCCGTAGCAGAGCTGCTGGAGCTGATGGGCGGATACAGCGAACTGAATGTGCGCCGTGCCCTGCAAAACAGCCGGATGCTGAGCTGCGACGTGAGCGCGGGCTTTGATCCCCTGTATGCATCTGCTTTTGAAAAGAAAAACTCCGCCATGCTTGGCAGAGGCGTATGCTTCAACAAATATACCGGATCCGGCGGCAAGGGCGGCTCCAACGACGCGAACGCAGAGTTCATCGCCAAGCTGCGCAAGATCATGGATGACAACAAGGTATGCTGGCAGACAGCTGAACTGGGCAAAGTTGACCAGGGCGGCGGCGGAACGATCGCCTACATCTGTGCCCTGTATGGCATGGAAGTCATCGACAGCGGCGTGGCCGTGCTGAACATGCATTCTCCGATGGAAGTGATCAGCAAGGCTGACCTGTATGAATCCGTGAAGGCTTACAAGGCCTTTATGATCAACGCGTAA